From Pseudopipra pipra isolate bDixPip1 chromosome 9, bDixPip1.hap1, whole genome shotgun sequence, a single genomic window includes:
- the METTL18 gene encoding histidine protein methyltransferase 1 homolog: MDFRFNFDIDENEDSEADTHFLLLGCPKHKQEPVAQSRKTADAGADSIPRPGAAKHQDEAPKTKHCVKAAKEHIIPADLNKILENKVMETVLDLYHVKVSVLEMTCSGDADSEGIVSKSVSSHSDLIPGVYEGGLKIWECTFDLMDYFSEAEIQFTNKTVLDLGCGAGLLGIVALKGKAERVHFQDYNSTVIEEITLPNVVANCVNEGISGKDRKTSKPPAKRPKKAEGSPDVLTTCRFFSGEWSEVTQLLLSSNKPFSKYDIVLTSETIYNPDYYSALHDTLAQLLDKNGHVYLASKVHYFGVGGGIYLFQKFVEERNVFRTSIIKTIDQGLQRCIMEMAFKDSS, encoded by the coding sequence ATGGATTTTCGATTTAATTTTGATATTGATGAAAATGAGGACAGTGAAGCAGACACTCACTTCTTACTGCTGGGCTGTCCAAAACACAAGCAGGAACCCgtggcacagagcaggaaaactGCCGATGCTGGAGCAGACTCCATCCCAAGGCCAGGTGCTGCAAAGCACCAGGATGAGGCACCAAAGACAAAGCACTGTGTGAAAGCTGCCAAGGAGCACATTATACCTGCAGATCTCAACAAAATATTGGAAAACAAAGTAATGGAAACAGTGTTGGACCTGTATCACGTAAAGGTGTCTGTGCTGGAAATGACGTGTTCGGGTGACGCCGACAGCGAAGGCATCGTGTCCAAAAGTGTCTCTTCTCACTCTGATCTCATCCCAGGAGTCTATGAAGGAGGACTGAAAATCTGGGAATGCACCTTTGATCTCATGGACTACTTTTCTGAGGCTGAAATACAGTTTACCAACAAGACTGTACTGGATCTTGGCTGCGGGGCTGGATTGCTGGGAATAGTTGCCTTAAAAGGTAAAGCTGAAAGAGTCCATTTTCAGGACTACAACAGCACAGTGATTGAGGAAATAACCCTGCCCAACGTGGTGGCCAACTGTGTAAATGAAGGCATTAgtggaaaggacagaaaaacCAGCAAACCTCCTGCCAAGAGGCCCAAGAAAGCAGAGGGCTCACCTGATGTGCTCACCacatgcagatttttttctggagagTGGTCTGAAGTCACCCAGCTCCTGTTAAGCAGCAACAAACCCTTTTCAAAGTATGATATAGTTCTCACATCTGAGACCATCTATAATCCTGATTATTACAGTGCTTTGCATGATACGCTGGCTCAGCTCTTGGATAAAAATGGCCATGTGTATTTGGCAAGCAAAGTGCATTATTTTGGGGTTGGTGGTGGTATCTACCTCTTTCAGAAATTCGTTgaagaaagaaatgtgtttaGAACCAGCATAATTAAAACCATTGATCAGGGACTGCAGCGATGCATTATGGAAATGGCCTTTAAAGATTCCAGTTAA
- the FIRRM gene encoding FIGNL1-interacting regulator of recombination and mitosis: MSQTDPELLLRELGGWDWELCRRELPAVLPRLLSMYQECEDWTEHIRVLRILTEMFLPHISLEDLEQTFFSKVLPKTLQLFDNLMYELSSEAKGLTSHSTELCSTVRNLLQTVVQLLETLTGCVRSVCSVRECVPLGSVRSLPASVLYVIKNSFTHCRDSESVYCGHLHLISDLLQATFKETYSLQKQLMELVDMISMGSASTEDNITDIVSMIHTVLEICSVISNMDHALHANTWKFIIKQSLKHHSLLQCHLKHSDILGGLCKDTLLSFDSCLQLAEQMKVSEIQEGTDLRLFQKTVKLCRFFANSLVHYTKEFLAYFSDCCSQLHQLFLQIYSKFPPTLYAPEILEVHQEEISRVFLVALDPLINQLLPFSPFMEQVLSEKLGLPPEQQLPQCLLLVTIMDKLSSQPEEVQTLWNTGKSLSLFSALFFSFQQCPGELSLPVCLPEVISTGQPAVPITLYHYVCAHLCSFIASTLPSHFPQLECALLDAVLGSSMITSLLAMDSWCFLARYGTAELCAHHVHVIAHLLKAWPSDCYQVSALGVLLRRLLFMMAPDHQAKFAHKFLPEEVENLAVWQHISLRALNPDLRKGVAGQLCVAALTRCRQWLSSRRALGELPPVNTALSVLLAACTFADDTLEAELKASVLGVLSQFWTLLQAKQVSDEPCLQQTLCLLLHLLEFFIQALDAQLIAQVFALQSSLFQLDPPDHVRLAMVDFLSSMGKVFIPQEAQRQVVPQLSCLFASLLADQTWLIHQHALEAFTHFAEETSHEDVVPQCLNSEEAKNKVVNFLAKRRQVEETRAARVERTKQERITWSAQVLQGDGELESTGEPLAKRACHPPSEEQYKSAVGSMEGAVEAVKLLLQKGPPPAWLAVKLEALHAAIATLRDSTR; this comes from the exons ATGTCCCAGACGGACCCCGAGCTGCTCCTGCGGGAGCTGGGTGGCTGGGACTGGGAGCTGTGCCGCCGGGAGCTGCCCGCCGTCCTGCCCCGGCTCCT CTCAATGTATCAAGAGTGTGAAGACTGGACCGAGCATATTC GTGTTTTGAGGATCCTGACTGAAATGTTTTTGCCCCATATCAGCCTTGAAGATTTGGAACAAACCTTTTTCTCCAAAGTGTTGCCTAAG ACTCTACAGCTCTTTGATAACTTGATGTATGAGTTATCCAGCGAGGCCAAGGGGTTAACCAGCCACAGCACAGAGTTATGCAGTACTGTAAGGAATCTGCTACAG ACTGTGGTGCAGCTGCTGGAGACCCTGACGGGCTGTGTGCGCTCCGTGTGCTCCGTGCGGGAGTGTGTGCCCCTGGGCAGCGTCCGCTCCCTCCCCGCCTCCGTGCTCTACGTCATAAAGAACTCCTTCACACACTGCAGG GATAGTGAATCAGTGTACTGTGGGCACCTGCACTTGATTTCTGACCTCCTACAAGCTACGTTCAAGGAAACTTACTCCCTTCAGAAGCAGCTGATGGAACTAGTTGATATGATTTCCATGGGCTCTGCATCCACTGAAGATAACATCACAGATATAGTGTCAA TGATCCACACTGTGCTGGAGATATGCTCTGTCATTTCCAATATGGACCATGCTCTTCATGCCAACACGTGGAAGTTCATCATCAA GCAAAGCCTGAAGCAtcactccctgctgcagtgccatCTGAAACACAGCGACATCCTGGGGGGCCTGTGCAAGGACACTCTTCTGTCTTTTGACTCCTGTTTGCAACTGGCTGAGCAAATGAAGGTGTCAGAGATACAG GAGGGCACTGACTTAAGGCTATTCCAGAAGACAGTCAAACTGTGCAGGTTCTTTGCTAATTCCCTTGTACACTACACCAAG GAATTCCTTGCTTACTTCTCTGACTGCTGTTCTCAGTTACATCAGCTCTTTCTTCAGATATACAG CAAATTTCCTCCCACTCTCTATGCTCCAGAGATCTTGGAAGTTCATCAAGAGGAAATATCCCGGGTTTTTCTCGTGGCTCTGGATCCTCTTATCAACCAGCTTCTTCCCTTTAGTCCTTTCATGGAGCAAGTGTTAAGTGAAAAGTTAG GTCtccctcctgagcagcagctgccccagTGTCTCCTGCTGGTTACCATCATGGACAAGCTGTCCTCTCAGCCTGAGGAAGTGCAAACTCTCTGGAACACAGGAAAAAG cctgtctttgttttcagctctCTTCTTCAGTTTCCAGCAATGTCCTGGTGAGCTTTCTCTCCCTGTCTGTTTGCCAGAGGTGATCAGTACTGGGCAGCCAGCAGTCCCCATCACCCTCTATCACTATGTCTGTGCCCACCTGTGCTCCTTCATTGCTTCCACACTCCCATCACACTTCCCTCAGCTG GAATGTGCCCTGCTGGATGCAGTGCTGGGTTCTAGCATGATCACATCTCTGCTGGCCATGGACTCATGGTGCTTCCTTGCCCG GTATGGAACAGCTGAGCTGTGTGCTCACCACGTTCATGTGATTGCCCACTTG CTAAAGGCTTGGCCCAGTGACTGTTACCAGGTCTCTGCCCTGGGTGTCCTGCTGAGGCGTCTGCTGTTCATGATGGCTCCGGACCACCAGGCAA AATTTGCTCATAAGTTTCTTCCAGAAGAGGTGGAGAACTTGGCTGTGTGGCAGCACATATCCCTCAGGGCCCTGAATCCTGACCTCAGGAAGGGAGTGGCAGGTCAGCTGTGCGTGGCCGCGCTCACGCGGTGCCGGCAATGGCTCAGCAGCAGGCGCGCCCTGGGAGAGCTCCCACCCGTG AACACTGCCCTTTCTGTCCTGCTGGCTGCCTGCACTTTTGCTGATGACACTCTGGAGGCAGAACTTAAGGCATCTGTCCTGGGAGTGCTCAGTCAGTTCTGgactcttctccaggctaagcaG GTCTCAGATGAGCCATGTCTCCAGCAGACACTGTGTCTATTACTTCACCTTTTGGAATTTTTCATCCAAGCATTAGATGCCCAACTGATTGCTCAG GTATTTGCACTGCAGtcttcccttttccagctgGATCCCCCGGATCATGTTCGTCTAGCGATGGTGGATTTTCTGTCCTCCATGGGAAAGGTGTTTATACCACAAGAAGCACAG AGGCAGGTTGTGCCCCAGCTGTCATGTCTGTTTGCCTCTCTGCTGGCTGACCAGACCTGGCTGATCCACCAGCACGCGCTGGAGGCGTTCACACATTTTGCAGAG GAAACAAGCCATGAAGATGTTGTTCCTCAGTGCCTTAATTCTGAAGAAGCTAAGAACAAAGTTGTTAATTTTCTAGCTAAG AGAAGGCAGGTAGAAGAGACAAGAGCAGCACGAGTAGAACGCACGAAGCAAGAAAGGATTACCTGGAGTGCACAAGTTTTGCAAGGGGACGGAGAACTGGAGTCAACAGGAGAG CCGCTGGCCAAAAGAGCCTGTCACCCCCCCTCTGAGGAGCAGTACAAGTCAGCAGTGGGCTCGATGGAGGGGGCAGTGGAGGCTGTGAAGCTGCTGCTACAGAAAGGGCCCCCCCCAGCGTGGCTGGCAGTGAAGCTGGAGGCCCTGCACGCAGCCATAGCCACCCTCAGGGACAGCACAAGGTAA